In Festucalex cinctus isolate MCC-2025b chromosome 1, RoL_Fcin_1.0, whole genome shotgun sequence, the sequence TCCAGAGACAGCCCGGACCCAATTCCCTTTGAGATCAAGCAGGAAGGCGACAGGCTGGAGATGGATATTACCAACGGCACCACCACTCAGATCATGTTTAACATCCATCGAGGTCTGGCCTCTGTACCCACTCATCACCACCTCCAGCAGCATTCTCAGGAGATGGAGGCCGTTTATCATaaccagcaacagcagcagcatctTCACCAACAACAAGCCCTTCAGGAGCCTGTTTGCACCGTCAACAGCCAGCTTGCCCCTCAACCACCTGCTGCCCAGAGGAGTGTCATTCTCTTTTGTCCCGTGGACAGCTTAGCATGGTCCCAGGATGCCAATGTGCAGAAGCAGAGGAAAAGTAGCAGTCCCCAGTCCTTTGCAGAGAACACGGAACCTCTTGCTGAGAGGAAAACATTAGACGCCCCATTATATGAGCTGGCAGGCTGCCAAAATGAAGATGGACAGAGACAAGTGTACAAAAGTTGCCAATCTCCCCAGCGGACCCTGCAGGAGCAGCAGGAGTCTCATTTGTCCAGAGAATTTAGCCACAAACAAAACGAAGTTAGTCAATCACATCTCTATCACCACCAGCATCCTTCTTCATACCTTAGTGCCCAAGACGAGGAGCCACCTGTTCTTAGCTTTGAGGGCGACTTCCCCAATGATGCTTATTCCCACGGCCAATCAAGCTCATCTGGCAAAGACACATCATCCAGTGATGGAGATCCAAGGAGCTCTGACAAAGACGCCTCCACCGATGACGATGAGTCTCCTTCCTCGTCCTGTTCCGACAACTACCACAATCACCTTCTCAACAACATCCACGACCCGGCCTCCCCTCAAACGTCATCCCAGAGCTGCTCTCAGGCCCAGGGTCGAGACCCCCAGGGGGAGGTGAAGGCCACGGCATTACCCCACAAACTCAGGCTTAAACATCGGGCCATAAGCAGCGGAGGCCAGATCTCCGGCCAAGAGTCCCCAACGACACCTCCCTCTGCCACCTCGCCACCCCTCCCTCAGCATCCGTATTTATCCCTGTCACCGCACTCGAACATTCAGAGAGAGAACCCGGCTGGGGCCATGAAAGAGGGGGAAGGCACAAGGAAACATAACGGCAAAATGGAGGCAGGTGGGCGACGGAATAAGAGACGAGATTAGGTGATTCCAAATGTGGTCGCAGCTAAGCATTCTCCAGTGATACGTATTGATACGTAAAGACAATCTCTCCTCTGTCGCCGTCCTGCCATAATGCCTTCGCCAACCCTCCGATGCTCGTGGTACATGAAGCTGGCctatttgacacccctgacctcAAAGTCACCAAAACAAAAGTCTGAACTTTGTGACTTGTGGGACTGTATCATACTTGTATATAGTGTACAGACTTGTCGTTTCTTACATTCTCTCCATAGCAACAGaagcactttttatttttatttttattttattttttaatgagatgAGAGGAGGAATGGAACTACATTTCTTTCACACCATAAAACAGACTCAAAAGCacatttggatcccaaaagatTGTAAAACAATCCATCTCAAGCCAGTATGAGAAATTTGCCGCACTCTGACTACAGGCACGCATGTTTGGCTGTTTATGCCTTAattcaaatgaaacacaaacacacccttGACCAAAGAAGCGCAAACACCATCAATACCACAAAATTGGAGTTCCATACCTCTTCCCAGACCCTACCTCTGTGATCCATATTCTCCCCCTTACTACATAAAAGATCTGCATCACCTTTATTTTTAAGCACTTGTTTTATATATTACTGTGATATATGAATATATGTATCTATTCCAAATCTATATTTTACAATAAGTTTAATACAAATGCAGCAAACCTGCAACGGCAAAGGATTTTGAAATGACCATCCTTTTACGGAATCGGAATGAAATTTACTGTACAGCCACACTGTCAGCTGTTGCGACAGGACCCTCTCAAATCACAATGCCTCTCTTGATTGTTGAGCTTTAGCATTAATCATGTGTTCACGACCTGTTTACACAAATATGGCTGTCCAGTTTGGAGAGCCACCAGCACTGAATGGagaacattttgttttctgGGGCGAGTGCCTCATTAAAATGTTTGGATTTCTTAATCTAGAACCAGCCTTTAAATATGTGGTGGATCTCACCAGCTGCAGGCTATAAGCCTTTAGTTTATTTGAGCTTTATCAACCATATCTGTTGTCACCATTCACTGGCCCGATGTATTTATTTCCCTCTTCTCCACTTGCCCATCACTGTATAAAAAGCCCACATGAACATAGACAGAATGTGTACAGATCTAGAACCAAGATCCACTGCAGTCTTGAGTTGGAACTGCGATGCATGATGAACATGATTTGGGTTCACATTTGGTTTACATAATCACAATTCCATTCATAATGTTTTGAAGTGGAGTTCATATGGCTCCAATGTCCAGTTCTTGATGTAGCTCTACTGCTCACTGAGTATGTATGTAGCCTGCACTGGATCCAAGTAAGACAGAAGTATATGTATCATGTTTGGCTTTTTGACACTTGTGTATAAATGTAAAGTTCCCTCACCCTTCAACAACACTGTAATGTTTATTTCATTGGTTTTATACACTATCCTTTCGTCCTGGTGTTGTTCCGTTTCCTATACTGTGTCGTTTTTCCTATCGATTGTGATGACATGTATTTGACTCATaaccccccacctccccccaTGCCCGCCCAGCCTCTTTTCCGTGTGTATTAATCAGTAACGTTTGTGGTTTTGCTGATGATGGTTTTATGAAAAAAGACACGTAGACAAAAGGAAACAGGCACAGATAAAGTGGTGTTCGGAGATGGGTGGCACTTGATCCGGCTGGTCATTACCGTCTCGTCCTTTTGACATGAATATGTATGGAATAACACTAATGAAGATGGGAGCATTTCAAGattgaaaaagaaataaaaagaatgTTGAACCAATCGAaagtcttgatttttttttttttattcacttacATCTTTATAATCTATGAAGTGGTTCAATGCCAACAGAATGtctataaatattaataaaaccaGATTTATTATATTCGTTTGTATAAATATGGATATTGAAGTAACTGACAGTCCATGGAATGGAAATAGAAAggacaaatgaaataaaatttctcGGAATTATAATATTTAACATGGAAATCAAATATAGAATATGTTAAATCTAAGGTATCCCAAACTGTAGCTGTGTTACACAAGGTCAAGAATCCGAACAACGATGCTTTGTTATTAtaatataattcattgattgttccatacctgacctattgcattgaagtgtgggggtgtgctgCCAAAACTTACACCGACCCATTTTTCTTATACAGAAACGTGCAATCCATGTCATTTtgggttgtggatacagagaccacacaaatccattatttatacaactaaagattttaaaattcaatgaattgatggagtttaaccaccTTAAAATAACGTATATAGTCCATCATGAAATTCTACCTGTTAATATACCAGCTagatttataaaaagggaaagtgagtataaattaagaggaacattcATTTGTTCTAAACC encodes:
- the LOC144003477 gene encoding uncharacterized protein LOC144003477, whose amino-acid sequence is MESLTAALKNSGSNINCLETFTGYEESMTPLQGAPPRMGRILKPKPNMTCRRKREFISDEKKDASYWEKRRKNNEAAKRSREKRRLNDMVLENRVIALNDENVRLKTELLQLKLRYGVITTASYIEKSQQIEGSSGTGNGGSSSSSSSQYYSSGYSSSSQVMMNSDSSETEQSGLGEGHRQMAKYSPRGSLSDMSDSSSRDSPDPIPFEIKQEGDRLEMDITNGTTTQIMFNIHRGLASVPTHHHLQQHSQEMEAVYHNQQQQQHLHQQQALQEPVCTVNSQLAPQPPAAQRSVILFCPVDSLAWSQDANVQKQRKSSSPQSFAENTEPLAERKTLDAPLYELAGCQNEDGQRQVYKSCQSPQRTLQEQQESHLSREFSHKQNEVSQSHLYHHQHPSSYLSAQDEEPPVLSFEGDFPNDAYSHGQSSSSGKDTSSSDGDPRSSDKDASTDDDESPSSSCSDNYHNHLLNNIHDPASPQTSSQSCSQAQGRDPQGEVKATALPHKLRLKHRAISSGGQISGQESPTTPPSATSPPLPQHPYLSLSPHSNIQRENPAGAMKEGEGTRKHNGKMEAGGRRNKRRD